In the Longimicrobium sp. genome, one interval contains:
- a CDS encoding SCO family protein, giving the protein MSSNPGRPSRRPLVAMVAVSLAVIVGAGVATAPRPAPAFHGTTYTGTGPAADFALVDQDGRPTTLARFRGAPVLLFFGYTNCPDVCPLTLQKLTRAVERAGRRARDTRIVLVTLDPERDTPAVLKAYASRFGTGIVALTGDSASLAQARQGYGAYVMIADSAQPRAAHGEHGAHAPTPAGMLAHPGAVYGIDRRGDLQVIISDASTPEQAEDDIRTLARM; this is encoded by the coding sequence ATGTCCAGCAATCCAGGCCGCCCCTCGCGCCGGCCCCTCGTGGCGATGGTCGCGGTCTCGCTGGCCGTGATCGTGGGCGCCGGCGTGGCGACCGCGCCCCGCCCCGCGCCCGCCTTCCACGGGACCACCTACACGGGAACCGGCCCCGCGGCGGACTTCGCGCTGGTGGACCAGGACGGCCGCCCTACGACGCTGGCCCGCTTCCGCGGCGCGCCGGTGCTGCTGTTCTTCGGCTACACGAACTGCCCCGACGTCTGCCCGCTGACGCTGCAGAAGCTCACCCGGGCGGTGGAACGCGCCGGCCGCCGGGCGCGGGACACGCGGATCGTGCTGGTGACGCTGGACCCGGAGCGCGACACCCCCGCGGTCCTCAAGGCCTACGCCTCCCGCTTCGGCACCGGCATCGTGGCGCTGACGGGCGACAGCGCTTCGCTGGCCCAGGCTCGTCAGGGATACGGCGCATACGTGATGATCGCCGACTCGGCGCAGCCGCGCGCCGCCCATGGCGAACACGGCGCGCACGCGCCGACGCCGGCGGGCATGCTGGCGCACCCGGGCGCGGTGTACGGCATAGACCGGCGCGGCGACCTGCAGGTGATCATCTCCGACGCCTCCACCCCCGAGCAGGCCGAGGACGACATCCGCACGCTTGCCCGGATGTAG
- a CDS encoding SGNH/GDSL hydrolase family protein translates to MKKRSLGTVLRAAALAGTVLLGACVGDGDELLSPRVPLAGGGLFQRYVSLGNSITAGYQSGGINDSLQTRAYPVLLAERAGAQFYAPLIARPGCPRPFLAPLGSTGRLAAPNGDTTSTCVRIDNPPFVSNLAVPGERLRDLMVFPSGQLGQLHTLIVGPRTQVRAMIETQPTFVSVWIGNNDALEAAVGGILGPRSPGADSSLTPLATFQAQLNALVDSIKIAAPQGAMLVGVVNAVQAAPIIQPGAYFYLARDPATKRFNGKLVNDNCSPVNLLGQPNPLAANMVSFQIIADTNFPEINCDPGSFPVGDPRRGAHLLDTNEQAIVGARVNAFNMAIQQAATANNWLYVDPNLVLQPFLTNNTGQGATPVVAGRYQYLRKCQALGSATTAAQFQAAVLNSCPVTGPTAAPNFFGALMSFDGVHPSTAAHVILANAFAAAINGKYGTSIPTS, encoded by the coding sequence ATGAAGAAGAGATCGCTGGGTACCGTGCTGCGCGCCGCGGCGCTGGCCGGCACGGTGCTGCTCGGCGCCTGCGTGGGCGACGGCGACGAGCTGCTGTCGCCACGCGTGCCGCTCGCGGGTGGCGGGCTGTTCCAACGCTACGTGTCGCTGGGCAACTCCATCACCGCGGGCTACCAGTCCGGCGGCATCAACGACAGCCTGCAGACCCGGGCGTACCCGGTGCTGCTGGCCGAGCGCGCGGGGGCCCAGTTCTACGCGCCGCTCATCGCGCGGCCCGGGTGCCCGCGCCCGTTCCTGGCGCCGCTGGGCTCCACGGGCCGGCTGGCGGCTCCCAACGGAGACACGACCAGTACCTGCGTGCGCATCGACAACCCCCCGTTCGTCAGCAACCTGGCGGTTCCGGGCGAGCGTCTGCGCGACCTGATGGTGTTCCCGTCGGGGCAGCTCGGCCAGCTCCACACCCTCATCGTGGGCCCGCGCACGCAGGTGCGCGCCATGATCGAGACGCAGCCGACCTTCGTGTCGGTGTGGATCGGGAACAACGACGCGCTGGAGGCCGCGGTCGGGGGCATCCTGGGCCCGCGCAGCCCGGGCGCCGACTCGTCGCTGACTCCGCTGGCCACCTTCCAGGCGCAGTTGAACGCGCTGGTGGATTCCATCAAGATCGCCGCTCCGCAGGGCGCCATGCTGGTGGGCGTGGTGAACGCGGTCCAGGCCGCCCCCATCATCCAGCCCGGTGCGTACTTCTACCTGGCCCGGGATCCGGCGACGAAGCGCTTCAACGGCAAGCTCGTGAACGACAACTGCTCGCCGGTGAACCTCCTGGGGCAGCCGAACCCGCTGGCGGCGAACATGGTGTCGTTCCAGATCATCGCCGACACCAACTTCCCCGAGATCAACTGCGATCCGGGCTCCTTCCCGGTGGGTGACCCGCGCCGCGGCGCCCACCTGCTGGACACGAACGAGCAGGCCATCGTCGGCGCCCGCGTGAACGCGTTCAACATGGCCATCCAGCAGGCCGCGACGGCGAACAACTGGCTGTACGTGGACCCCAACCTGGTGCTCCAGCCGTTCCTGACGAACAACACCGGGCAGGGTGCCACCCCGGTGGTCGCCGGCCGCTACCAGTACCTGCGCAAGTGCCAGGCGCTGGGTTCGGCAACGACCGCCGCCCAGTTCCAGGCGGCGGTGCTCAACTCGTGCCCGGTGACGGGCCCCACGGCAGCGCCGAACTTCTTCGGAGCGCTGATGTCGTTCGACGGCGTGCACCCCTCCACGGCGGCGCACGTGATCCTGGCGAACGCGTTCGCCGCGGCGATCAACGGCAAGTACGGCACTTCCATCCCGACCAGCTGA
- a CDS encoding OmpP1/FadL family transporter: MRRSLAIASAAAAVSVAAGAPLHAQGSMVDQQSACMAARAGAGVALPCDDGSSVWFNPAGMAMSPSAIAVGVALVRAGNTFTYDPGMAPTSDNTIEREDATVPVPQAYVNFRASERLAVGVSALAPYGLGLEWDVCPATTPRCSTTNFEGRFTGYDNQLRGFYIQPTVAYQVIPGRLSVGAGLDYVMGKIDVSRRQFGPETVGLGRTEVADVNLQGEGTGWTYHLGGMLKLGEGAYLGARYLGSAEVDLDGDATFDPVKTGNDPVDAVIAAGLPKDQGVGSTLTFPSQVVVGVGARVHPRINLMGDFQRTHWSSFDVLPVEFETAAPDTLVLGYNDANTFRLAADFQATDALVVRAGFRYNEAATPRATPLLPEGERNYYSLGLGYRLTRALSTDFSFQYINQPPREGAVLPGGPRAGIYESRGMVFNFTLAYRFGGAAEQP; this comes from the coding sequence ATGAGACGAAGTCTGGCCATCGCCAGTGCCGCGGCGGCCGTGAGCGTGGCGGCCGGAGCCCCGCTGCACGCGCAGGGCTCCATGGTCGATCAGCAGAGCGCCTGCATGGCGGCCCGCGCCGGCGCCGGCGTGGCGCTGCCGTGCGACGACGGATCGTCGGTGTGGTTCAACCCCGCCGGGATGGCGATGAGCCCCTCGGCCATCGCGGTGGGGGTGGCGCTGGTGCGCGCGGGCAACACCTTTACGTACGACCCCGGCATGGCGCCGACGTCGGACAACACCATCGAGCGCGAGGACGCCACGGTTCCGGTGCCGCAGGCATACGTGAACTTCCGCGCCAGCGAGCGGCTGGCCGTGGGCGTCAGCGCGCTGGCGCCATACGGGCTGGGGCTGGAGTGGGACGTGTGCCCCGCCACCACCCCCCGATGCAGCACCACCAACTTCGAGGGGCGCTTCACCGGCTACGACAACCAGCTGCGCGGCTTCTACATTCAGCCCACCGTGGCGTACCAGGTGATCCCCGGCCGGCTTTCGGTGGGCGCGGGCCTGGACTACGTGATGGGCAAGATCGACGTCAGCCGCCGGCAGTTCGGCCCCGAGACGGTGGGGCTGGGCCGCACCGAGGTGGCCGACGTGAACCTGCAGGGCGAAGGCACCGGCTGGACGTACCACCTGGGCGGCATGCTGAAGCTGGGTGAAGGCGCGTACCTGGGCGCCCGCTACCTGGGCTCGGCCGAGGTGGACCTGGACGGCGACGCCACGTTCGATCCCGTGAAGACGGGCAACGATCCCGTGGACGCGGTGATCGCGGCCGGCCTGCCCAAGGACCAGGGCGTCGGCAGCACGCTCACCTTTCCCAGCCAGGTGGTGGTGGGCGTCGGCGCGCGGGTGCACCCCCGCATCAACCTGATGGGCGACTTCCAGCGCACCCACTGGTCCAGCTTCGACGTGCTGCCGGTTGAGTTCGAGACCGCCGCCCCCGACACGCTGGTGCTGGGCTACAACGACGCCAACACCTTCCGGCTGGCCGCCGACTTCCAGGCGACGGACGCGCTGGTGGTGCGCGCGGGCTTCCGCTACAACGAGGCGGCGACGCCCCGCGCCACGCCCCTGCTTCCCGAGGGCGAGCGCAACTACTACTCGCTGGGGCTGGGCTACCGCCTGACGCGGGCGCTCTCGACGGACTTCTCGTTCCAGTACATCAACCAGCCGCCGCGCGAGGGCGCCGTGCTCCCGGGCGGGCCCCGGGCCGGCATCTACGAGTCGCGCGGCATGGTTTTCAACTTCACGCTGGCGTACCGCTTCGGCGGGGCCGCCGAGCAGCCCTGA
- a CDS encoding 2,3,4,5-tetrahydropyridine-2,6-dicarboxylate N-succinyltransferase translates to MQDLERLVSEAYQDRERLKDADTAQAVERVIAMLDRGVVRVAEKRGGDWHVNAWVKEAILLYFALRPLEPMEAGDLHFYDKIRTKSDLQAQGIRVVPPGVARYGSFLEPGSVLMPGYVNIGAYVGAGTMVDTWATVGSCAQIGKGVHLSGGVGIGGVLEPPSASPVIVEDGAFIGSRCIVVEGVIVEEEAVLGASVVLTASTPIVDVTGAEPVITKGRIPARSVVIPGTLPKEFPAGTFHVPCALLIGTRKASTDKKTSLNDVLRTFNVQV, encoded by the coding sequence ATGCAGGACTTGGAGCGGCTGGTCTCGGAGGCGTACCAGGATCGCGAGCGGCTGAAGGACGCCGATACGGCGCAGGCGGTGGAGCGCGTCATAGCCATGCTGGACCGCGGCGTGGTGCGGGTGGCGGAAAAGCGCGGCGGCGACTGGCACGTCAACGCGTGGGTGAAGGAAGCCATCCTGCTGTACTTCGCCCTTCGGCCGCTGGAGCCCATGGAGGCCGGCGACCTGCACTTCTACGACAAGATCCGCACGAAGTCGGACCTGCAGGCGCAGGGCATCCGCGTGGTGCCTCCCGGCGTGGCGCGCTACGGCAGCTTCCTGGAGCCCGGATCCGTGCTGATGCCGGGGTACGTGAACATCGGTGCGTACGTGGGCGCGGGGACGATGGTGGATACGTGGGCCACCGTGGGCTCGTGCGCGCAGATCGGCAAGGGCGTGCACCTGTCCGGCGGCGTGGGCATCGGCGGGGTGCTGGAGCCGCCCAGCGCCTCGCCGGTGATCGTGGAGGATGGCGCGTTCATCGGGTCGCGCTGCATCGTGGTCGAGGGCGTGATCGTCGAGGAAGAGGCGGTGCTGGGGGCCAGCGTGGTGCTGACGGCATCCACGCCCATCGTGGACGTAACGGGCGCGGAGCCGGTGATCACCAAGGGGCGCATCCCGGCGCGCTCGGTGGTCATCCCCGGCACGCTGCCCAAAGAGTTCCCGGCGGGCACCTTCCACGTCCCCTGCGCCCTGCTGATCGGCACGCGCAAGGCATCGACGGACAAGAAGACCTCGCTGAACGACGTGCTGCGGACGTTCAACGTGCAGGTGTAG
- the acs gene encoding acetate--CoA ligase, translating to MASEQTLDSLLTEDRSFPPPPEFARQAHVSDPAIYEQAEADPEAYWARWAGELHWFRPWDQVLDWQPPFAKWFVGGTLNASYNCLDRHLDGPRRTKTALLWEGEPGDRKSFTYQELHAEVCRAANALRKLGIGKGDRVAIYLPMIPEAAIAMLACARIGAAHSVVFGGFSSESLRDRINDAKARLLITADGGYRRGGIVPLKRAADEALTEQGGCPSIEHVLVVRRHVEGEAVGGATMEDGRDLWWHDVVAGEGPDAPAEEMDAEDLLYILYTSGTTGKPKGIMHTTGGYLTQAYATTKWVFDLKEDDVYWCTADVGWVTGHSYLVYGPLANGATVLMYEGAPDAPDRGRFWKIIQDYKVTIFYTAPTAIRAFMKWGTEWPSKFDLSSLRLLGTVGEPINPEAWIWYHLNIGHERCPIVDTWWQTETGAIMITPLPGVTETVPGSATRAFPGIHADILTLQGDCIEAGGGFLAIRRPWPSMLRGIWGDPERFRETYWSKWQGMTVAGDQPGEGVYFPGDGAKRDERGYFWVIGRIDDVLNVAGHRIGTMEVESALVDHPAVAEAAVVGKAHELKGQAVAAFVTLKDGLAPTDELKRELSEHVVRKIGAIARPDAILFAGDLPKTRSGKIMRRLLKDIAEGRTLGDTTTLADPSVVARLKDDYEAKEA from the coding sequence ATGGCCTCCGAGCAGACCCTCGACTCGCTCCTTACCGAAGACCGCAGCTTTCCGCCGCCGCCCGAGTTCGCGCGGCAGGCGCACGTGTCCGATCCCGCCATCTACGAGCAGGCCGAGGCCGATCCCGAGGCGTACTGGGCGCGCTGGGCCGGCGAGCTCCACTGGTTCCGTCCGTGGGACCAGGTGCTGGATTGGCAGCCGCCGTTCGCGAAGTGGTTCGTGGGCGGAACGCTGAACGCCTCGTACAACTGCCTGGACCGGCACCTGGACGGGCCGCGCCGCACCAAGACCGCGCTGCTCTGGGAGGGCGAGCCGGGAGACCGCAAGTCGTTCACGTACCAGGAGCTTCACGCCGAGGTCTGCCGCGCCGCGAACGCGCTGCGCAAGCTGGGAATTGGCAAGGGCGACCGCGTGGCCATCTACCTTCCGATGATCCCGGAAGCCGCCATCGCCATGCTGGCCTGCGCGCGCATCGGCGCGGCGCACTCGGTGGTGTTCGGGGGATTCTCGTCGGAGTCGCTGCGCGACCGCATCAACGACGCAAAGGCGCGCCTGCTGATCACGGCCGATGGCGGATACCGTCGCGGCGGGATCGTTCCGCTGAAGCGCGCGGCCGACGAGGCGCTGACGGAACAGGGCGGATGCCCGTCCATCGAGCACGTCCTGGTGGTCCGCCGCCACGTGGAGGGCGAGGCGGTCGGCGGGGCGACGATGGAGGACGGGCGCGACCTGTGGTGGCACGACGTGGTCGCGGGCGAGGGCCCCGATGCCCCGGCGGAGGAGATGGATGCCGAGGACCTGCTGTACATCCTCTACACCTCCGGCACGACGGGGAAGCCGAAGGGGATCATGCACACCACGGGCGGATACCTGACGCAGGCGTACGCCACCACGAAGTGGGTGTTCGACCTGAAGGAAGACGACGTCTACTGGTGCACGGCCGATGTCGGCTGGGTGACGGGGCACTCGTACCTGGTGTACGGCCCACTCGCCAACGGTGCCACGGTGCTGATGTACGAGGGCGCGCCCGACGCGCCGGACCGCGGCCGGTTCTGGAAGATCATCCAGGACTACAAGGTCACCATCTTCTACACGGCGCCCACGGCGATCCGCGCGTTCATGAAGTGGGGCACCGAGTGGCCGTCCAAGTTCGACCTGTCGTCGCTGCGCCTGCTCGGCACGGTGGGCGAACCCATCAACCCCGAGGCGTGGATCTGGTACCACCTGAACATCGGCCACGAGCGCTGCCCCATCGTCGACACGTGGTGGCAGACGGAGACGGGCGCCATCATGATCACGCCGCTGCCGGGGGTGACGGAAACGGTGCCCGGGTCGGCCACGCGCGCCTTCCCCGGCATCCACGCCGACATCCTGACGCTGCAGGGCGACTGCATCGAGGCGGGCGGTGGCTTCCTGGCCATCCGGCGCCCGTGGCCGTCCATGCTGCGCGGCATCTGGGGAGACCCGGAGCGCTTCCGCGAAACGTACTGGAGCAAGTGGCAGGGGATGACGGTGGCCGGCGACCAGCCGGGGGAGGGCGTGTACTTTCCGGGGGATGGCGCCAAGCGTGACGAGCGCGGCTACTTCTGGGTGATCGGCCGCATCGACGACGTGCTGAACGTGGCGGGCCACCGCATCGGCACCATGGAGGTGGAGAGCGCGCTGGTCGACCACCCCGCCGTCGCCGAGGCCGCCGTCGTGGGCAAGGCGCACGAGCTGAAGGGGCAGGCGGTGGCGGCCTTCGTGACGCTCAAGGACGGCCTGGCGCCCACGGACGAGCTTAAGCGCGAGCTGTCGGAGCACGTGGTGCGAAAGATCGGCGCCATCGCGCGCCCCGACGCCATCCTCTTCGCCGGCGATCTCCCCAAGACGCGCTCCGGCAAGATCATGCGCCGCCTCCTGAAAGACATCGCCGAAGGCCGCACGTTGGGCGACACGACGACGCTCGCGGACCCTAGCGTCGTAGCGCGCCTCAAGGACGACTACGAGGCGAAGGAAGCCTGA
- a CDS encoding pyridoxal phosphate-dependent aminotransferase has product MNPVLSGIAPSLIRELKARKKPGDIDLGLGEPTLKPDVRYFEAATERVRREGCPYSPNAGYTDLRAAVAAYHAFPDRGGAENVLITVGSEEALYLAIKSVLDPAGDEALIVEPCYLAYPKLCALEGIRHRTVALNGDDGFRPSAARVLAAMGPATRMIILNSPNNPTGRIWPADELRTLADGLAARPGPPVWVLSDEVYRELYLTPERPASIGQMWPYALVAGSLSKSNALTGLRLGWLVGDPEAIAAATKVHQLVNTAASTFSQMVAREVFADPTNLGAHRAHYAERLELVAGLMKRNGIGLVRPEGAFYCMVRLPLALEHDSLAAAEALLEAHHVVATPGRAFGDSGEGWVRLSWVAEPDDLRIAIERIAAFFATADRG; this is encoded by the coding sequence ATGAACCCCGTCCTGTCCGGCATCGCCCCGTCGCTCATCCGCGAGCTGAAGGCCCGCAAGAAGCCGGGCGACATCGACCTGGGGCTGGGCGAGCCCACGCTGAAGCCGGACGTGCGCTACTTCGAGGCCGCCACGGAGCGCGTGCGCCGGGAGGGCTGCCCCTACTCGCCCAACGCCGGCTACACCGACCTGCGCGCCGCCGTGGCCGCCTACCACGCCTTTCCGGACCGCGGCGGGGCGGAGAACGTGCTGATCACCGTCGGGTCCGAAGAGGCGCTGTACCTGGCCATCAAGTCCGTGCTGGACCCGGCGGGTGACGAGGCGCTGATCGTGGAGCCGTGCTACCTGGCGTATCCCAAGCTGTGCGCGCTGGAAGGGATCCGGCACCGCACCGTGGCGCTGAACGGGGACGACGGCTTTCGCCCCAGCGCCGCGCGCGTGCTGGCGGCGATGGGGCCCGCGACGCGGATGATCATCCTCAACTCGCCCAACAACCCCACCGGGCGCATCTGGCCGGCGGACGAGCTGCGCACATTGGCCGACGGGCTGGCGGCGCGCCCCGGCCCGCCGGTGTGGGTGCTGTCGGACGAGGTGTACCGCGAGCTGTACTTGACCCCGGAACGGCCCGCGTCCATCGGGCAGATGTGGCCGTACGCGCTGGTGGCCGGCTCGCTTTCCAAGAGCAACGCCCTCACCGGCTTGCGGCTGGGATGGCTGGTGGGCGATCCCGAGGCCATCGCCGCCGCCACCAAGGTGCACCAGCTGGTGAACACGGCCGCGAGCACCTTTTCGCAGATGGTGGCGCGCGAGGTGTTCGCCGATCCCACCAACCTGGGCGCCCACCGCGCGCACTACGCCGAACGGCTGGAGCTGGTGGCGGGGCTGATGAAGCGCAACGGCATCGGGTTGGTGCGGCCGGAAGGCGCCTTCTACTGCATGGTGCGCCTCCCGCTGGCGCTGGAGCACGATTCCCTCGCCGCGGCCGAGGCGCTGCTGGAGGCGCACCACGTGGTCGCCACGCCGGGGCGGGCCTTCGGCGACAGCGGCGAAGGATGGGTGCGGCTTTCGTGGGTGGCGGAGCCGGACGACCTTCGCATCGCCATCGAACGCATCGCCGCCTTCTTCGCCACGGCGGACCGCGGCTGA
- a CDS encoding menaquinone biosynthesis protein yields MGGTEGDGAEGRLRLGHITYSNCFPVHARLMDRGAPAWLQVVEGVPSYLNGLLDRGRIDVAPCSSIEFARHAASYRVLPDLVIGSRGPVRSILFLTRVPPAELSGRTVAMPTASATSVVLLKVLLKLRWGAAPRFTWFDQARDDPFAAGADAALFIGDVALRPGLHPEVPTRYDLGAEWMEHTGLPFAFAVWQAGGGTDEQLRRLHAELLESRAYGLEHRAALATRYAGHFGFTPEFLDRYWSDLSYELDGPMLQGLAKFYELAAEIGEIEAPPEIRFAGG; encoded by the coding sequence ATGGGCGGTACGGAGGGGGACGGAGCGGAGGGGCGGCTGCGGCTGGGGCACATCACCTACAGCAACTGCTTTCCCGTCCATGCGCGGCTGATGGACCGCGGGGCGCCGGCGTGGCTGCAGGTGGTGGAAGGGGTGCCCTCGTACCTGAACGGGCTGCTGGACCGGGGCCGGATCGACGTGGCGCCCTGCTCCAGCATCGAGTTCGCCCGGCACGCGGCCAGCTACCGCGTGCTGCCGGACCTGGTGATCGGCTCGCGGGGCCCGGTGCGCAGCATCCTCTTCCTTACCCGCGTGCCGCCGGCGGAGCTGTCCGGGCGCACCGTGGCGATGCCCACCGCGTCCGCCACGTCGGTGGTGCTGCTGAAGGTGCTGCTGAAGCTTCGCTGGGGCGCGGCTCCGCGGTTCACCTGGTTCGACCAGGCACGCGACGACCCGTTCGCCGCCGGTGCCGATGCGGCGCTGTTCATCGGTGACGTGGCGCTGCGCCCCGGGCTGCATCCCGAGGTCCCCACGCGGTATGACCTGGGCGCGGAGTGGATGGAGCACACCGGGCTCCCGTTCGCTTTCGCTGTCTGGCAGGCGGGCGGCGGCACGGACGAGCAGCTTCGGCGCCTGCACGCCGAGCTGCTGGAGTCGCGCGCCTACGGCCTGGAGCACCGCGCCGCGTTGGCGACGCGCTACGCCGGGCACTTCGGCTTCACCCCGGAGTTCCTGGACCGCTACTGGTCCGACCTCTCGTACGAGCTGGATGGGCCCATGCTGCAGGGGCTCGCGAAGTTCTACGAGCTGGCCGCGGAGATCGGCGAGATCGAGGCGCCCCCGGAGATCCGCTTCGCTGGCGGGTGA
- a CDS encoding MFS transporter has product MTDAALSDEHGPLGPADKKTIRTVIAASAVGTMIEWYDFYIFGSLATIIAGHFFPQGNSTLALVQTLATFAAGFAARPFGALVFGRVGDSVGRKYAFLVTLVIMGGATFVIGLLPGYASIGIFAPMTLLVLRLLQGLALGGEYGGAATYVAEHVPNNKRGYYTAFIQTTATLGLFVSLVVILLVRNAMSTENWERWGWRIPFLLSAVLVLVSLFIRMRLAESPLFTRMKAQGKTSDAPVAESLGSVSRWQTMLTVLWGAAAGQAVVWYTGQFYALTWLESVGKVDFVHTRTIIAVALAAATPFFIVFGALSDRVGRKKVMMTGNLLAALFIIPIFALMWRFTPAGGTYNPVMLTVCVFLLVILVTIVYGPIAAFLVESFPARVRYTSVSLPYHVGNGYFGGFLPVIATAMSAAAMANPAGFPVAARYAGLIYPVAVASITFILGSLLLRETAHVDIHDENHVAVDPRPQPLVFGVLVALTFIALLMADLFLLPTFTPEGQPPYVQYVFRGLVVIVITASLLPRMLRNR; this is encoded by the coding sequence ATGACCGACGCCGCCCTTTCCGACGAGCACGGACCGCTGGGCCCCGCCGACAAGAAGACGATCCGCACGGTGATCGCCGCGTCGGCCGTGGGAACGATGATCGAGTGGTACGACTTCTACATCTTCGGCAGCCTGGCCACCATCATCGCCGGGCACTTCTTTCCGCAGGGCAACAGCACGCTGGCGCTGGTGCAGACGCTGGCCACCTTTGCCGCCGGCTTCGCGGCGCGGCCCTTCGGCGCCCTGGTGTTCGGCCGCGTGGGCGACAGCGTGGGCCGCAAGTACGCCTTCCTGGTGACGCTGGTGATCATGGGCGGCGCCACCTTCGTCATCGGCCTGCTTCCCGGATACGCCAGCATCGGCATCTTCGCGCCCATGACGCTGCTGGTGCTGCGGCTTCTGCAGGGACTGGCGCTGGGCGGCGAGTACGGCGGCGCGGCGACGTACGTGGCGGAACACGTGCCCAACAACAAGCGCGGCTACTACACGGCATTCATCCAGACCACCGCCACGCTGGGCCTGTTCGTGTCGCTGGTGGTGATCCTGCTGGTGCGCAACGCCATGTCGACGGAGAACTGGGAGCGCTGGGGATGGCGGATTCCGTTCCTGCTCTCGGCGGTGCTGGTGCTGGTGTCGCTCTTCATCCGCATGCGCTTGGCCGAGAGCCCGCTCTTCACCCGCATGAAGGCGCAGGGCAAGACCTCCGACGCGCCCGTGGCCGAAAGCCTGGGCTCGGTTTCGCGCTGGCAGACCATGCTGACGGTGCTGTGGGGCGCGGCCGCCGGGCAGGCGGTGGTGTGGTACACGGGCCAGTTCTACGCGCTGACCTGGCTGGAAAGCGTGGGCAAGGTGGATTTCGTGCACACCCGCACCATCATCGCCGTGGCTCTCGCGGCGGCGACGCCGTTCTTCATCGTCTTCGGCGCGCTGTCTGACCGGGTGGGGCGCAAGAAGGTGATGATGACGGGCAACCTGCTGGCGGCCCTCTTCATCATCCCCATCTTCGCGCTGATGTGGCGGTTCACGCCGGCCGGGGGCACGTACAACCCGGTGATGCTGACGGTGTGCGTGTTCCTGCTGGTGATCCTGGTGACCATCGTCTACGGGCCCATCGCGGCGTTCCTGGTCGAGAGCTTTCCGGCGCGCGTGCGGTACACGTCGGTGTCGCTGCCCTACCACGTGGGCAACGGCTACTTCGGGGGATTCCTTCCCGTGATCGCCACGGCGATGTCGGCGGCGGCGATGGCCAACCCGGCGGGCTTTCCGGTCGCGGCCCGCTACGCCGGGCTGATCTATCCCGTGGCGGTGGCATCGATCACGTTCATTTTGGGGTCGCTGCTGCTGCGCGAGACGGCGCACGTGGACATCCACGACGAGAACCACGTGGCGGTGGACCCGCGTCCCCAGCCGCTGGTGTTCGGCGTGCTGGTGGCGCTGACCTTCATCGCGCTGCTGATGGCGGACCTGTTCCTGCTGCCCACGTTTACGCCCGAGGGGCAGCCGCCGTACGTGCAGTACGTGTTCCGGGGGCTGGTGGTGATCGTGATCACGGCGTCGCTGCTGCCGCGGATGCTGCGGAACCGGTAG
- the dapE gene encoding succinyl-diaminopimelate desuccinylase produces MSEEIRDELARLTLELCAIPSETCHEDEIASWIHHRCVQAAGAQAVHRIGNSVICEPYGREERPGEPVIALVGHVDTVKCAEGQPLEIRDGKVFGCGSSDMKSGLAVMLALLDRWRELGRARPVWIFYEGEEGPAEGNGLGPVLESGVLPPIDFAFILEPTDQGVQPGCMGLIHATVTVRGTRAHSARPWQGDNALYRAIPVLERLRGFERRAVKFGDLCFYEVIVATAAVTRNSRNVVPDAVELNVNFRFAPGNTAQNAEAELRALVGDLAEVEVTDSAPAGDVHADHPLLADWCRAEKLKVMPKQAWTDVARFTASGIPAVNFGPGETAQAHQAGEWASIDSLEHCYGALRRWFDR; encoded by the coding sequence TTGAGCGAGGAAATCAGGGACGAGCTGGCGCGGCTGACGCTGGAGTTGTGCGCCATTCCCAGCGAAACGTGCCACGAGGACGAAATTGCCTCGTGGATCCACCACCGCTGCGTGCAGGCCGCGGGCGCGCAGGCGGTACACCGGATCGGCAACTCCGTGATCTGCGAGCCGTACGGGCGCGAAGAGCGGCCCGGCGAGCCCGTGATCGCGCTGGTGGGCCATGTCGACACGGTGAAGTGCGCCGAGGGGCAGCCGCTGGAAATCCGCGACGGAAAGGTGTTCGGCTGCGGCTCCAGCGACATGAAGTCCGGCCTCGCCGTGATGCTGGCCCTGCTGGACCGCTGGCGCGAGCTGGGCCGCGCGCGGCCGGTGTGGATCTTCTACGAGGGCGAGGAAGGCCCGGCCGAGGGCAATGGCCTGGGTCCGGTGCTGGAAAGCGGCGTGCTGCCGCCCATCGACTTCGCGTTCATCCTGGAGCCGACGGACCAGGGGGTGCAGCCCGGCTGCATGGGGCTCATCCACGCCACCGTCACCGTGCGCGGCACCCGCGCCCACAGCGCCCGGCCCTGGCAGGGCGACAACGCGCTGTACCGTGCCATCCCCGTGCTGGAGCGCCTGCGCGGATTCGAGCGGCGCGCGGTGAAGTTCGGCGATCTCTGCTTCTACGAGGTGATCGTGGCCACCGCCGCCGTCACCCGCAACTCGCGCAACGTGGTGCCCGACGCGGTGGAGCTGAACGTCAATTTCCGCTTCGCCCCGGGCAACACGGCCCAGAACGCCGAGGCCGAGCTGCGCGCCCTCGTAGGCGACCTGGCCGAGGTGGAGGTGACCGACAGCGCGCCGGCGGGCGACGTGCACGCCGACCATCCCCTGCTGGCGGACTGGTGCCGGGCGGAAAAGCTGAAGGTGATGCCCAAGCAGGCGTGGACCGACGTGGCGCGCTTTACCGCCAGCGGCATTCCCGCCGTCAACTTCGGTCCGGGGGAGACAGCGCAGGCCCACCAGGCCGGAGAGTGGGCCTCCATCGACTCGCTGGAGCACTGCTACGGCGCCCTTCGCCGCTGGTTCGACCGATGA